From a region of the Chrysiogenia bacterium genome:
- a CDS encoding acyl--CoA ligase, which yields MPHNPVAGRVLPDLLRYQVERRPDQEFLIFVDRTGACAGRYTYAQVDALSDKIAAHLQGIGIGKGDGVCVHLPNVPEFLFCWFGIAKIGAYMVATNLRSAPDEMEYFLNHSEARALISDTGETAAWEPILKDCPAIQSEQIVLFGDAGEIGARVSGAKILESGSGEFEAPALDAMDLAAVLYTSGTTSRPKGVMITQGNYVWAAELQVRTQMLSAADRYLVCLPYFHINAQTYSTLPVMSVGGSMVLMERFSKSRFWDIVGEHKPTVWSYVPALT from the coding sequence ATGCCGCACAATCCCGTTGCGGGCCGCGTTTTGCCTGACCTGCTGCGCTACCAGGTGGAGCGCCGCCCCGATCAGGAGTTTCTGATCTTCGTCGACCGCACTGGCGCGTGCGCCGGGCGCTACACCTACGCGCAGGTCGACGCGCTCTCGGACAAGATCGCCGCGCACCTGCAGGGCATCGGGATCGGCAAGGGCGACGGTGTGTGCGTGCACCTGCCCAACGTGCCGGAGTTTCTCTTCTGCTGGTTCGGGATCGCGAAGATCGGCGCCTACATGGTGGCGACCAACCTGCGCAGCGCGCCCGACGAGATGGAGTATTTCCTCAATCACTCGGAAGCCAGGGCGCTCATTTCCGACACCGGGGAGACGGCGGCGTGGGAGCCGATCCTCAAAGACTGCCCGGCGATCCAGAGCGAGCAGATCGTGCTCTTCGGCGATGCCGGTGAGATCGGCGCGCGCGTTTCGGGCGCGAAGATTCTCGAATCGGGCAGCGGCGAGTTCGAAGCGCCGGCGCTCGACGCGATGGACCTGGCCGCCGTGCTCTATACCTCGGGCACGACGAGCCGCCCCAAGGGCGTGATGATCACCCAGGGCAACTACGTCTGGGCGGCCGAGCTCCAGGTGCGCACGCAGATGCTCAGCGCCGCCGACCGCTACCTGGTGTGTCTTCCCTATTTCCACATCAACGCGCAGACCTATTCGACGCTGCCGGTGATGTCGGTCGGTGGGTCCATGGTGCTGATGGAGCGGTTCTCCAAGAGCCGCTTCTGGGACATCGTGGGCGAGCACAAGCCCACAGTGTGGAGCTACGTGCCGGCGCTCACCA